The Primulina tabacum isolate GXHZ01 chromosome 1, ASM2559414v2, whole genome shotgun sequence genome contains the following window.
TAAGCGTGCATGAGTGAAAGTAATTTATGTATGCATGACCTCATGGATAGTTTTTGTACGTCAAGCTACTGACATTACACCGCTTGAGCTGGTTGGCTTGGTCGGCCGTAAAAAGTGATTTCATATCTTAACGTGTGATACACTCTCTATAGGAGACATTGTCGACGGTAGAGAAATTGGTAAGACTGATATCTAAAGGATATGATACAGCACCAGCAAATAAACATGCACCTCTTCGGACTATGAGTATAATCGCCAGACCCATTAGCACTCAAATATGTCACTTTGCGCTACCACAAGTATAACAAAAACAGCTTCACTTTGGCTAACAAGTATAATTTTTGACCTCGTGGTAGACATTTTATCTAACAAGATGAATATTTTTACCTTATTAAAAAGCATATCATGAGTCATCACCTCAAAAATAATTACTTTAAAAGGttcatttttaataatatagtatatgtTGTGGGCCCGATAACTGTGTTATCAGTAAAACCATTGAATTGTGACATTTTGTTTGTTgtaaagtttaaaatatttaagttgatagacttaatttaattgtggtgatgatagtcaaaaccagtagatcgcgttagtaaaaccagaaaatagtataaaagcagaagttctCGTATCGCCTTAACAAAACAGTACTCTTCGAAGTACTTATTAGCTTAgataaacagaagcagaacttgacttttaCTAAATCAGAACCTATCGATCATATactaaatgttaccgttactttaccaagtacgagtattaaatggatcattaatgctgaacaaagtcatttaatatgttttaccaattttggtatgaaacaagactgattgttctgaagctttttgTAGGAACCTTTTTAGGTGATAAAGCcgattctatcagaagtcaaagaagccgttttgtttatagacgttggattcaagacttctataaatacacaagatcaacgacgtttataGGTTACCGAAACAACGATTACATTCTCTAATATACGAACGTTGATTTGAGCACTTAGAACTACTtatcatcttcaagctcaatatacagaaaagcagcacacgatTCACAATAGTTATCTGACTTTTGAGTTCATATTGTGCTAAAtgtttcttactctctctacaatcatattcacattattatatctttgagaagagtctgtaatctggaaaagagtcttttccagaactttgctgTATTCGTTTTATTGTGTTGaaaaaactaagagtttcagtaggcaaaggataagtcctgctgaagtggatgtgtacaagtgttgtagtGTGAAAATCagagtcttttagtgataccttctggaaacagcagaagaggagacgtagaagatttcatcttcgaacttccataaacaaccattgtctactgcctactgttttataattttcacccttaaaccatcagattgtttccgcagAGTATTGTGATTTGCTGGTTATATACTACAATTAGattagctataatctctaacagaattctagcaccctttgaaAAAACGATCGTCAAAagaacgagtttattcaccccctcttTAAACTCTATTttgatccccaacaagtggtatcacaGCGGGTTTTTCTTGTTCTATTTACAACAGatatggcacacttcagcaaggttcctatgttatcaaaagaagactttgatgactggaagatccggatgcaagctcatcttgcagctcaagacgatgacatgtggtttgtcatcacagatggtcctttgaagatcttaaaatctaacactgttgttgctgttactgagggAGCAACCCAGATGGTTGAGAAgcacagaagtgaatggactggagaagataaaaaaaagtcaatcttgataatgttgcgaaggacattctttacaaaactCTCAACAAAaaaaccttcagcaaaatcaaaatgtgttctactgccaaagagatttgggaaaaactcatccaaatctgtgaaggaaatgagcagatGAAGGAGGagaataaactgtctgtagcaatgcaaaaatttgagaatctcaaaatgaaagctggagaaactctgaatgagtttgatgaacgtttcagcagcctagttaatgaactagcagctcttgggaaagaatatggcaacagagaaatagcactcaaagtgatgagagctttaccctgGGAATGGGACgttaaaacaatggctatgagagtatctaaagatctaaacaagttggagctacatgacctgtttgctgacttaaaagcctatgagttcaaACTGGTAGTGAGAAGCGAagaagagccctcaacaaaaccacctaccaaggctcttgctgctactacTACTACTACTACTCCTGTTGTTGCTGCTGTAGCTGTTCCACAAGCATTACCTGCTACCACCATTGAGAGaacttctgaaaagactgctgaaaagatcagcaatgatgctatgtctctttttgtgaagaaattctccagattcatgaagaagaatcaccgagcttacCAAATCCCTAACCGGAACTTCAAGAAAGATTCACCACCCGGTGACATAGCGTGTTTTAACTGTGAAAATATCGATCACTTTATTGAtgattgtccaaagcccaagaaggatgaccagaagaaaaaggaatacaagaggaatgacaagaaattcagaagattgctgaggaaagcaaatctaaatgggctgATTCTAGTTTTGAGTcctctgactcagaaagtcactctagcgaaagtgatgcagaagagatcaaatgtctcatggcagatattgaaccaacctcgacatctggggaggtacttgactttgactctgacgaatttacacgaactgatttaattaaagcatcgcatgacatggtggaagagtactctagactttctcaatcattcgaagaAGTTAAGATTGAACATCAAGACTTAAaggatcaagtcagtaagttcacttgcttgcaagagaacagctgcaattatttaaaatttgagatgagtaagttaagaactgagaatgacatggttaatgcagattaccagacgatgAAATCTGAGAATCAGAAGTTATCTattctggtaaatgcatggaacaagttttctatttctttagagaagatgcaagaattgcagaagcaatccggtgaTAGGAGtagtctcggattcagcaataatgaaagcacttcagaaacaagtactaagccagaactggataaaggcaaagaaaaattcattcactttgtcaaatccagtgtggtatatgaacctgaagtaccaactgttcgagttgaaatgactgtagatcagacgaacagaaggaagcattatggtctgggttatgttgaacctaagggaagagttcaccagagttctggatccagcagaagattcaactcaggaggacaaccctctatgaaggttaaaaactaccagtactataattctagacctgttcataagagatacagaccagacaacaaaaacagaagggaagaacaacattttaagatgcattctgttagaaataGCAGACCTTCTATTGCACACACATCTTTGGAcacccgaagtacaaggtcacctaaaattgtacaaatatgggttcctaaaggactgataaggattggacccaaatagattaggtatcagatactaaaatttgtgtttgcaagAACAGGAGAGAAAAGCcaaaatcagcagctccacatggtatctggacagtggatgttccatgcacatgactggacagaagaaTCTACTgtcagaagtaatgagttgtattggaccaaagataacatttggggataactcaaaaggtaaaaccgtgggtaagggtaagattatccatggtaacattaccgtcaatgatgtactattagtcgaaaatctttgttacaacttgattagcattagtcaactgtctgataatggttactctgtagcttttcagaagcacacatgcacagttaaagatgctaatgagtctactgtattaactggaaaaagGGAAGGCAACACATACAAAGTTTCATTGAATATAGATCATATTAATGTTTCTActtgtttagttgcctctcttagtgataaacatttGCTATgacacaagagattgaatcatctgaatttcaagtcaatcaataatctcaagaagcagaacatagttgatggtttgcgTGATATAaactttgttaagaatcatgtatgttttgcatgtcaacttggtaaccaagtcagatctagcttcaagaataaaggtagtaaatcaacttcaaggtgtttggaattattgcatatggacttatttggtccaatccctatcatgagcttagggggaatgaagtatATACTTGTTGTTGttaatgacttttctagatttacttgggtaatatttcttgctggaaaagatcaaaccagctgtctactgatcaagcttctgaaaaggattcaaaatgaaaaatcaatttctGTCATTataatcagaagtgatcgaagaactgagtttactaacaagattcttgagttatatttggatgaacatggcattcatcatgaatattcagctgccagaacgccccaacaaaatggagtagctgagaggagaaacaaaactcttaaagaagctgctagaacaatgctagcagatgcagacatctctcagcgcttctggacagaagcaatcaacacagcatgctacacacagaaaagaacaatgatcaacaaaagacATAAACAGACTccgtatgagatatggaaaaggagtaagcctaatgtatcttattttcatgtatttggttgcagatgctttgttcACAATAAcgctaaaaaattatttgtctgcatttgattcaaaattagATGCTGGATTATTTATTGGTTATTCAGCATTAAGCaaagcttttagaattttcaacaatagaactcttaatgttgaaaaatctattcatgttgtctttgatgaagatagcagtgctcctggaatctctaacgtgtcaaatctaagtaacaggttagacatgattcatctggaactggatagtgaagataatgcagaacctagtgttaaaaatgctcaaaatccagaaccagacattcctctagtagaaccaattgttcagacacaagatttaccagaaccagaagtgaacattccagaacctgctactgcttTAGCTGAGCCTGATTCGAATCCATCAAATcaggaagaaatttctttaaacccttttgtcTGGAGGAAAtcccatcctccatctttggttattggtaatcatGCAGCTCtattaagaaccagaaggcaaatggttaatgaatatatgcatgctgcttttatctcccaggatgaaccaaagaaaattgaagaagctcttctggatcccagttggacagatgctatgcaagaagagctgaatcaatttaaaagaaatgaattttggtttcttgtacctagaccatctcatttcgataaaacaatgtgtctactggtttttatcaagatgctgaaaatatttcagtacttcataacttccagtagatattatcgtAAGACGACAAATCCTCTTCTGATTTTTTTAGTAACCGCTTTGGACAGCCCGcctatttttagttatttttaaaattttgacgtAACTGATACTCTCTGTTCAACTTTTCAAATTCAACCgaaaacatattgacacgtgtccttatgtttcactgaCGGATGTACATTATAGACTTTAACCATTTTTTCTCAATCATTTCACCTTTACGCTTTCAGATCTTTCGCATACTAGCTACTGTTTTCTTTCGTATTCACATTCTACTGCAGAATCTACTCCAAATTCTTCTTATTTGCAGAAATGGCTGGATCTTACACCCttaatgcttatcaagttaattTTGCTTCAGTTTTAACAATCAAGGACGAAAATCTGGTCAGCATGTTTAAAGCCATCGAGAAATCTGGTCTCAGAAGGTTTTTGGAAGCACCAGCTATTATCTGCAAGACTGCTCTCGTGGAATTCTATGCCAAAGCAACAGTTGACAGAGGGAAAATCATCTATTCCCAGGGAGATGTATCTATTTCAATTTATGCTGCCCTATTGGGATCGACCTTCTTTCTTCCTTGCTCAGGTGTCTCTGAATTTTCTGATACTTCTAAGGAGAAGATGTCGGCTGCCCTCGTcactttctcagcttctggagaggaactctctccctcTTGCTTCAAAAAGCTACTGAAGATGGAATATCAAGTGCTTGCTGATATTGTTGCAAAAGCACTGTTGGTCAAAGCTGGTACgtttgacagattgaccaaggaGAAGGTACAAGTGATGTTGGCCATCACTTCTGGATTTAAGATGGATTGGAGTGGATTCTTGTTTAGAATCTTGAAGGATATGGTTCTGAGGAAGAGTTCTGATTTTGCTGTTCAAATCAGCAAAATGcttaaggatgctggttttcctttCACTACTGAATAGGACGCTTCTTACGTAACAATGGCCGATGCTGAAAATGTACTTGCTCTAAGGCCAAAGCCATATGTAGCTAATTTCATTGCCTTGAAGAAGGAGGTAGGAGATGCTCAATCTAAGGTTCAAGGACCTCAGAAGAAGATCAAGAGAAAAAGAGTGGTTAACTCcactgattctgataaaacagtttctgaggagtctgctgctcctaccCAAGCATCTATCCCTGCCACCCCAGGCAAGAAGAAGCCTCGCACGGTGctccgcatcaagaaaacagcagtcATTGCTGATTTAGACATTGTCCCcttgagacaagtgtttccagaagctGCCTCTTCTTCGCAAGAATATGTTCCTGTCACTAAGCCAGCAACCACTTCTTTTGCCACCACCTCTTCTACTGCTCCGACTTTCAGACCCTCGTCTGGAGTCGTTATTCGTGAATCTACGGCATGGTCTTCTGCTTTTAGACCCGTGATGCCTGTCTCATCTTCAGATAAAGGAAAAGAGAAACTCGTTGcagaatcacaatttcacagcGCCAAATCATCCGTTCTAACTAGCATTGATCTTCATTTGGAAGAGATTGAgaaatctgccaatgaaggaatgactttctttgatgattgACATAAGATTCAAGTATTCTATCCTCTCACATTCTTCATAACACCATTTGCATTTTATAAACTGGTAAAGAATGAAGAGAAGGTGTTTGATCTTGCCAAAACTGCAATTGTTATTGAAGCAATGAGACGACAAAGTTTCATTCTTGAGCAGCTGAAATGACAGAAGCTGGAATCAGTTTTAAAGATTCTTCAGTCTAATTTTGATGCTATGATTCCAACTGCTACTCAGGATCAGAATGTGATCCATATTCTAATTGACCGTTGGAGAatgatgaatgagcaacttATTGCTCAAGAACAAACATTTGAAGAATCTGTACAGTATTCAGTAGGCTTCATTCAAGACTTTGCTCAGactaagccagttgaggaaaagACTAAAGCTCCACCAGAAGCTAAGGTCTGTAGTACTCCTGCATCTCTGAAGTTGCCTACTCAATCTTCTTCTCTTATTTCTGTTCGAGAATTGCCTTCAGTCGATGAAGTAATTCAATCCATTTATGTTACTGTATCTACTGCTCCAGAACCTACTCAAGCTGATGATGTGGTTCATACAGAAGCTCATCCAGCAGAACAACCAACGGAAAGATCAGATGCTGCTTCACTACTGTCAAATTTGGAGATATTTTCTGCGGAACATCAAGCAGAAATGGAAGCTCTGTTGAAAATTCAATCTGAATCCATTCCAGCTGATGCGCAATTGGTAACCACTGAAGCTAATCCACCAGAAGCAAGTGCAACTCCTGACCAATCTACTGACTTTGAAGGAAATTCTGCTGAACGGTCCcctgctgctgctactgctcCAACGGAAATTGCCTCTTCTACTGCCTTGATTGTCCCTCCTACTGATTCACCGGCTCACATAGCTCATATATTGCTCATCTTGCTGATATTTCAGAACGTCTACTCGCAAGAATAAGATCGCTTTGAtcttgagattgagattgataCACTGCGACGTAATATTGAAAGAGTTTCAGAGATCGTCAAACAGTTGTCCTACGATCATGCTGGTGAATTCAGTGATACCAACTTCTTTCGTGAACGTATTTTGAAACAAGTCATTAACACGGCTGAATCATTGGAAAAACTTGAAGTTGAATCAAGCCTATTCAGGAAAAATGTTTTGACCAGTCATGCTAACATAATGCTCTGTCAATCTGACGTTATTCGAACTGTCTCTGATCATGATTCATGTCTTCGCACAATCTCAACTCTAGTTGAAGCTACTGATTCGAAACTTGAAACCAtcgatgccaagattgagtcccaatctcaatctcttcaGGCCCTTAATGATCGCATTTCGAATCAAGTCCCATTTTTggagatgatgaatgatagcaTTATCAGTCTTATTGGACGAATGGACGAATTACTCACTCGTTTTGATGCCAAAAATGGGGAAGCAGTGGGTAGGACAGAAGAAAGGACAGAGGAAGGTAGATCTGGAGGACATCATCATCAAGCAGAATCATCCTTCAGAAgccaagatcctcaggatgatGATGCACTGTTCAAGGATATTGGGACTGATGATTAATATCtttaattaatacttttttGAACTCTGCTTTACTGCTTATTTACTTATCAATTATTTGGTTATAATTGCTAGctatttttgatatatttgtttttcttcatCATACTAaattctaggttttggcatcaccgcaaagggagaaattgatagacttaatttaattgtggtgatgatagtcaaaaccagtagatcgggttagtaaaaccagaagatagtataaaagcagaagttctCGTATTGCCTTAAGGCCATCTCCAACCCATAAATCTATTTTGGTGCAGTTTCTGCACCAAAGATAACATTCATCTCCAACCtatttacttcaaatcttacactAAAAAGTATATTCCTAGAATATTCtttttgtttactatttatttataaatttaacaatataattatAGTTAATGTTAAAAttagtattataattataattttatttttattaatagttaaatttatttatttgattcttaTATATATTAACTCTAATATTTATAATACGAATTAATACAAATGCTTCATTATTAAAATTGACATAATTTTTATACagataatttatttttagaacTTAATATGAGATCTCAAGTATCGCTCGGCAAAAACTTCCACCACGGCTCGACAAAAGCGTTGCATGCATTGAATTGCAGTGGACTCTCCAATTTTGATAAATTCATCCGTAGCATCCGCGGGTAATGCAGAAGCTAAAATTCGTAAAGCAGCAGTTGTTTTTTGAATAGTCGATAGCCCGAGACGCCACACACTATCACTTCTTTGTGTGAAGTAAATATCATGATTCTTTACTTCATCAACTATACGAAGAAAAAGATTTCGAGACATTCGAAATCTCCGTCGGAACATTGCTTCGTTATATCTTGGGTTATCGGCAAAGTAATCGTTGAACAGATTACGGTCGGCAATTTCCCGATCACGGTGAATTACTATATGACCTGGTATTGAACCTCCGTGTGTGACTTCTTGCTCTTGGTGGATAATGTAGGTAGCAACCAACTGTTGATCTTGTGATACAATATTCAATATTGCATTTCGTGTATTATCCAAATTCTCAAAATCATCCATTCAATTAATAGGTGTTTCATCTTCATTATCAGACAATGAAGATGAACTAGAGGATGATGCGTGAAATTGAAAATGAGAATTCATTTTCAAGTTTGTGAGAGCGTAGAATGTGGTGTGATAATCTATGATATTTCGTCgcattatataataatttatcaaaaaatatgACCGTTGGATGAGATTGCCTTATCTACAATCTGTCCGTTGAATTAGATTGTGTTATCTAAAATTTCATCAGTATTATGACCGTTGGATGAGATTACATCTAATCTTGCCCGTTGGATGAGATTACAATCTTATCATCATCTTGACCATTGGATGAGATTGCCTTATCTAGAATATGGCCGTTGGATTGGATTGTGCTATCTACAACCTTATCAGTATTATGACCGTTAGATGAGATTACATCTGATCTTGCCCGTTGGATGAGATTACAATCTTATCTTCTTTCTACTATAAGTAAAATATATCCGATTCATGATATCATCACAGCTTTAATTTTCATTCCAATGAAATCTTTATTCCAAGCAATTCAATGGCTTCAAATTCTAGAACTCCTTCTTACAATGTCGAAGAAGACAGAGTCTTATGTCATATGTATCTTGATATATCCCAAAATCCTATTATAGGTATCAATCAATCCAAAGATCAGTTTTGGACTCATATCGAAGAAGCTTACAACATCAGCAAACCAAACAATTTACAAGTACGTAACAAAATATCATTGCAATGTCGCATGAGAAATATACTCCGTGAAGTTGGAAAACTAAGGGGATGCATTCGT
Protein-coding sequences here:
- the LOC142509858 gene encoding uncharacterized protein LOC142509858 gives rise to the protein MDDFENLDNTRNAILNIVSQDQQLVATYIIHQEQEVTHGGSIPGHIVIHRDREIADRNLFNDYFADNPRYNEAMFRRRFRMSRNLFLRIVDEVKNHDIYFTQRSDSVWRLGLSTIQKTTAALRILASALPADATDEFIKIGESTAIQCMQRFCRAVVEVFAERYLRSHIKF